actgccccccccccactttgACAGAAGAGTTAAACCTATATCCATTTCTTCCCATCCAGCACCAATCCCTGCAGTGAGTCCCCAGAGGGGTATGCACATATTGGGGCTTTCAAGGAAATGGAGGGAGCCAGTTTGGGGAGTttaaggttattttttaattttattattttttttaacggtgattaaaatatttattggtcTCTTCACTTGACCTGACAATCACCTGTCTTTCTTTGCTTATGGGAgacaaggaagagaaagtgaTCTGGGTGGGGCTAGGGATATGGGGAAGGCAAGTCTTTCCAAAATGAGAAGGTTGTTGGACTGACTCCTAAATCTTCCCAGGTATGACATGCCATGATTTTACAGCGCAAAACCTGGGTCTAAGGGAGCAGAGACTTGATATGGTAGGGTTTGGGAAGATCTGTCCCGGTTATGTAgctgaggaaaagaggaaggacttcatgggggtggggtgagggaacTAGGATCTCACCTACTTCTACCAGTTGCTTCTTGCTAAGAAGGGGATTCCCGGTACTTGCCTTTTAGGGGAAAGTGAAACTGAAAGGAGAACCTCTTAACGGCAGCAGTAGCTGCTGGAGGGGCTTGAGAGAGGAGCTATGAAGCCACTGTTCCTGCTCCTTGCCTTGGGTGAGGTGATCCCCTTTCCCTGGGCCCTGCTGGGAGAGCTGAGAGTTGCCCCTTTCCAATCGCACCAGGTTTCTAAGCACTCTAGACCCCCATTAAGATTGGGGTCATGGTGGGAGGTGACTCCTTGAGAATTTGGCCTTTCCCCCAGCTACCTCCTCTCCCTAGGCATACTGGCAGTGAGATGGTCGGATGCTCGCCCGGGGCCCTCGAAGTTGGAGTGCTGGTTTGTGGAAGAGCAGGGTGGTGGTGGGGGCATGCTTCGGGGAGTGACCAAGAGACCTGCTGTGCTGCTGCTGAGACAGGGGCCTGGGGAGCCACCGCCTAGACCTGACCTTGATCCTTCACTCTACCTGAAAGTGTATGGTAAGTGTTCTCATTTGGACACCCCAGAGCCTCCCTAACTAGCCTGAAGGGAGCTTGCTGGTCTTGAAATCAGCTCTGCCACACCCTCTACTTTccttcctcaaggagtttgcattgtGGCATAGTGAAATgaggactggatttggaatcttGGTTCTCATATctgaattttatcatttattagctgtatattcttggagaagtcatttaacctgagcctataaaatggagataatttgtTTTGTAAGAATCTTAAACTCATAGATtatgaattggaagggacctaagcAGCCATCTAGTCCAGATTCCCCCCttttcagttaaagaaactgaggcccaaggagattaAATGAATATTAAGGTCAGATCTGACTCCAGAGTTGCTCCCTTTTCCAGAGAATTTGGTTAAATGTGTGCACCAGGGTTTGTACACTTtaagtattatgtaaatgtaaGCCATtagtctaattttttaaagtgtattctTATTCTTAATtagcattattattcccactcCAAGGCAGCCCCCTTCCCTTACCAAGGGAATTCTCAGCCTTTATCCACATCCCCAAACTCCTCTTGCCTCCGGGAGATCACCTATCTACTTTACAGTCCTGACCTGCCCTAGCTGACACTCCCTCTTTCTCCTGTCCCAGATCCTGCTGGCTCTCTTGGGGATGCTCTTCAAGGGTCACCAGCTCCAAACTGTGAGCTGAACCACTATATCCCCAGCCCTGCAGCTTCAGACTGGGTGGCTGGCCTGACCCCTGAGCCTTACTCTCCTCGGTCCTTGGATGGGGCTTGGCTGGTGGTCAGCTTAACTAGCCCCCAGGTTCACCTCTCCAGTCTCCTGCAGCTGTCTCAGTCCCAGCCTGTTCCCTCCCCAGTTACCATAGCAACAGGTAAGGGAGAGAGGTAAGGGAGTGGGGATTGTCTTGGAGTGAGAGCCAGACAAAGGTGGAGTTGGAGTTTTCAAAATCAGGGCTGTGTTCGACATGATCCTATATCTAATGATCTGCTCTATCCTCACTCCTAATACAATTTGTGGGCAGCTCTAGGTAATGAACATAGTATACATTTTGGTTCTTTGTGTTTCAAAGCAGCCTAGTAAACATTAAGGTCTATTTGTGCCAAGGATTTCTTCTCATTTAAACTTTGAATATTCCCTAGCCTAATAGGCACACTAACTTAAAACTTCAGGCCCAGAAGAGTATTGGTTCTCTTCTGCAAAGCTTCCTACCCCGACCCTCTCATATAGATCCACTTATTTGACTTAAATAACAATAAACAGTCTTGTCTGCCCCCATCTCCCTGTTCATTCCCATACCTGGCCTGTCTGAACCCTTTTTCCTCCAGGGGAGATTGGAGATGGCTCTGGGACAGAATCACAGAACCTCCATTGCCAGTCTCCCATCCCCCCCTGGGCCCCATTCCCCAGCTTTCCACCCACATTCTCTTTAGCTTTAACATTCTATATACTTCAATGAACTTGGTCCACCCAGACCAGCCTCTCCTCAAATCCTTTACTCACTATGTATAAGAGCTGCTAGGCACTGCAAAGGCTTAGGGTATGGAGTGAGTTGTGGATATGTACATTAGTATCCATGGAGGCTCCTTTAAAGAGTTATGTCATCTGCCTGATCTCAGCCTCTTTAAGGGCAGCTTTCAAAGGATCGTCCACTCAAGGGTCTGACACCCTCTCCCATCTCTGTCAAACATTCAATTGGTCCCTGTCCCCCTAAGACTGAGGGTCTTTAAACGAGTatgtgggggggggaggaaaaaaaaaagaagtgttgcCATGGCAACCTAGGACCAGAGATGGGGAGTTGTCAAGGAGACAGGGCTGGGGGAAATATAAGGGTCTTCTTGATTTACTAATTAtgtgggagggaaaagagggaagggaagatagaAACTGGTCAAGAGAAAGGGATTGAGAGGTGGGCCCTCCAAAAGGAGTCCTCTTATTAACTCAATTTCTCTgcaattctttcttttccacaattttttcccattcttccctATGTTCCTATTTCCCTTTGCCATCTCTAATCTTCTCTTCCCCCAATTCTCACTCACTCTCTCCCATTCCtctattcatttctttcccttttttttgccCCATTCCTATCCATTTGTGCccaattttcttcccttctccctattTCTCTCTTATATTTCTACTCTGTCTCCAAAGCTGTGCTGACAGTCTTCACCCGCTCTCCTGCCATTGTGGTACAGCCCAGTAAGGATGCTACTTTGGACTTGAGTTTTACTTACTGGCCTCCCAATTTGGGTAGGGCTCCTTCTTCCTTGGGCCCCCCTCCTTTTGGGCTGGAGTGGCGGCGACAACATCGAGGGACTGGACAGCTGCTCTTGGCcgtgactccaggcctgggtaGCCAGGCCCTGGGATCTCCGGAGGGGGCTGTGGCATTTGCAACCTGGGATGAGGAGGGAGCGGAGGGCCCATGGAGTGGAAATGGTACCCTGCTGCTGCCTGCGGTGCAGCCAAGCCAGGAGGGTACTTACTTGGCTACAGTCCACCTTCCTCACCTGCAGGCCCAAGTCGCCCTGGAGCTTAAAGTACAGAGTAAGTGAGAGAGGGTCCTAGACAGTGAAATACCTGAAGTAGGAGAAGCCTGGGactgagatggggaggggagagtggaATGTATGGAAAGAAGCTGGGTCCATAGAGAAATTGAAGGCAAGATTAAAACTGGGAGGGTAAAGGGTTCTGGGTAATGGGAAGAGGCAAGTTAAAGC
This DNA window, taken from Gracilinanus agilis isolate LMUSP501 unplaced genomic scaffold, AgileGrace unplaced_scaffold49746, whole genome shotgun sequence, encodes the following:
- the LOC123255655 gene encoding tapasin; this translates as MKPLFLLLALGILAVRWSDARPGPSKLECWFVEEQGGGGGMLRGVTKRPAVLLLRQGPGEPPPRPDLDPSLYLKVYDPAGSLGDALQGSPAPNCELNHYIPSPAASDWVAGLTPEPYSPRSLDGAWLVVSLTSPQVHLSSLLQLSQSQPVPSPVTIATAVLTVFTRSPAIVVQPSKDATLDLSFTYWPPNLGRAPSSLGPPPFGLEWRRQHRGTGQLLLAVTPGLGSQALGSPEGAVAFATWDEEGAEGPWSGNGTLLLPAVQPSQEGTYLATVHLPHLQAQVALELKVQKPPKVTLSPSPIVWAYPGQAPPELLCLISHFYPPEELNVTWEFQSGMGKRSRVAGGQAWRSSYRYHPDGTVSISAYLRPPSVTVEQHGSHYACRVHHPSLQTKSLSAQVSLEVAGVSGPSLEDGVGLFLSAFLLLGLIKGMGWVVASLSLSTETKDKKSH